Proteins encoded by one window of Ignavibacteriota bacterium:
- a CDS encoding OmpA family protein produces MKKSIFIIILIFISYNVYSQNQDSTKNPIFYVGGYLAYMLNLHNADFNALEGYPNCCPQFRDGNGTGPGIGLLFEYPLNNRIRITGRFGVTGMSGELKQEEKIGNTEIRRSDGFETGDITDAVSEYTIGSNLLAITLEPGFAFYPIDRLNLNFGFRLGFLNSSTFDQSEILLRPGNIVFAETGTRARNEAANQEIPNINSVQFHTYLGAGYDLPIFGRASFSPELRYYLALNNVSDVSWSVNQLHIGGAVKFPLYKPDEKRKLQEFRIIRDTTVNQIVGISKPETKLTRSNDVITLEKPDKNTELEITTRYEFYETNNPRDAELRAALKVTGLNRDGTRQLNPSIVIEEIETEEGFPLLPYVFFKENDSKLNNTSMNLINSTDVANFDPNKLKWETLEIYSDLLNIVGFRMKNSRSKITLTGTNNNTDTEKGNSILSKSRAESVRDYLVNTWGIASDRISIQSRNLPAKPANNEKPEGREENQRVEISSQDLDIIAPLNLKDIVRTANPPIVEIAPELWSEVGMKNWNIKVSQNKHILREYSGKSNIETAKWDVEDEPIPSLEEPVEILLTYEDNSGKTGEIKSNLSISQLTIKKKRVELKDDKRIERFSLILFDYDKADLTDAQKRILQDVKSKIKPNSNVEISGFADRTGEELYNKELAQRRNSEVQKVLKVPSANLSLQNVGSSQLLYDNSSPEGRSYCRTVKVLVETPVE; encoded by the coding sequence ATGAAAAAAAGCATATTTATAATAATATTGATATTTATTTCTTATAATGTTTATTCACAAAATCAGGATTCTACTAAAAATCCAATATTTTATGTTGGAGGCTATTTGGCTTATATGCTGAATTTGCATAATGCTGATTTTAATGCACTTGAAGGATACCCGAACTGCTGCCCGCAATTTAGAGACGGCAATGGTACAGGTCCCGGGATTGGACTTCTTTTTGAATATCCGCTCAACAATCGCATCAGAATTACCGGAAGATTCGGAGTAACAGGTATGAGCGGGGAGCTTAAGCAAGAGGAAAAAATCGGAAATACTGAAATCAGACGCTCTGACGGCTTTGAAACAGGTGATATCACTGATGCAGTTTCTGAATATACTATCGGGAGCAACTTATTGGCAATTACCTTGGAGCCCGGTTTTGCATTTTATCCAATAGACAGATTAAATCTTAACTTTGGTTTCAGGCTTGGATTTTTGAACAGCTCAACATTTGATCAATCCGAAATTTTGCTGCGACCGGGCAATATCGTGTTTGCAGAAACAGGTACAAGAGCTCGCAATGAAGCTGCTAATCAGGAAATACCGAATATCAACAGTGTACAGTTTCACACATATCTCGGAGCGGGCTATGATTTGCCCATTTTCGGAAGAGCATCATTTTCGCCGGAATTACGGTATTATCTTGCTTTGAATAATGTATCGGATGTCAGTTGGAGTGTAAACCAGCTTCATATCGGGGGAGCTGTAAAATTTCCGCTATACAAACCCGATGAGAAGAGGAAATTACAGGAGTTCAGAATAATTAGAGATACAACAGTAAATCAAATTGTTGGTATTTCAAAACCTGAAACAAAGCTTACTCGCTCAAATGATGTCATAACACTTGAAAAGCCCGACAAAAATACTGAATTAGAAATTACTACAAGATACGAATTTTACGAAACTAATAATCCCCGTGACGCCGAGCTTCGTGCTGCATTAAAAGTAACCGGACTTAACCGTGATGGTACCCGACAGCTAAATCCTTCTATAGTAATCGAGGAAATAGAAACCGAAGAAGGCTTTCCTCTGCTACCTTATGTATTTTTCAAGGAAAATGATTCAAAATTGAATAATACTTCGATGAATTTGATCAATTCTACTGATGTAGCAAATTTTGACCCAAATAAACTCAAGTGGGAAACTCTCGAAATTTATTCTGATTTATTAAATATTGTTGGTTTCAGAATGAAGAATTCACGCTCCAAGATAACATTAACCGGTACAAATAATAATACAGATACTGAAAAAGGCAACTCCATTCTTTCTAAAAGCCGAGCTGAATCTGTGCGCGACTATCTTGTTAATACTTGGGGTATTGCTTCTGATAGAATCAGCATACAATCGAGGAACCTTCCTGCAAAGCCGGCTAATAATGAAAAGCCCGAAGGACGCGAAGAAAATCAAAGAGTTGAAATTTCATCGCAGGATTTGGATATAATAGCACCTCTCAATCTGAAGGATATTGTCAGAACTGCAAATCCTCCAATTGTCGAGATTGCACCTGAGCTTTGGTCTGAAGTCGGAATGAAAAACTGGAACATTAAAGTATCTCAAAACAAGCACATTTTAAGGGAATATTCAGGTAAAAGTAATATTGAAACTGCTAAATGGGATGTTGAGGATGAGCCAATTCCTTCGCTTGAAGAGCCGGTCGAAATACTTCTCACTTATGAGGATAATTCCGGTAAAACGGGTGAAATTAAAAGTAATCTGTCAATCAGCCAGCTTACAATCAAGAAAAAGCGAGTGGAACTCAAGGATGATAAACGTATTGAGCGATTCTCGCTGATTCTGTTTGATTATGACAAGGCAGATTTGACAGATGCCCAGAAACGAATTTTACAGGATGTTAAATCCAAAATTAAACCTAATTCAAATGTTGAAATTTCTGGTTTTGCAGACCGTACAGGCGAAGAACTTTATAATAAAGAGCTTGCTCAAAGACGTAATTCAGAAGTTCAAAAGGTTTTGAAAGTTCCTTCGGCAAACCTCTCGCTACAGAATGTCGGAAGCAGTCAACTTCTCTATGACAACAGTTCGCCGGAGGGAAGATCTTATTGTCGTACTGTAAAAGTACTCGTGGAGACTCCGGTAGAGTAA
- a CDS encoding GWxTD domain-containing protein, translating into MNFQKKLFLIIFIANFFYLGSDALGQKQQFDRASFYSFGIRLFSEAHTLPDISNDSVNVLIFYKIAYEALAFIQVNPLENPGQFQAVASVEVFFRDNSGIIRNRSLLSDSLWVSSYEETQSKDLYKSGYHITKLATSEYTCTVQLLDRYKKPADKNELKISANQRFLSQKVISDPIFAFSSDKLPAYRAVPFILGNKINFTSSDARILIPVSYKPNFNVFNYNIEKKILESDKFWNEPINVSGRAIPSENSYLDVQSDDNFPFVLSLKTGFKYDENFGKDLLVGVLNIELPSAQLSPGTYTLKINNDTENDSAQFDFDVIWVDMPLALRNPKYAIETMYYILDDAEYKEMNSGSDADKSRKIMDYWKSKDPTKSTPYNEAMTEYFRRVDYAFFNFQTLREKDGAKSERGKIYILHGKADNIEKKLVDGKQFEIWNYNMLGKSFHFELVTNGLYILREITNIVRN; encoded by the coding sequence ATGAATTTTCAAAAAAAATTATTTTTAATAATATTTATAGCAAATTTTTTCTATCTCGGCAGTGATGCTTTAGGGCAGAAGCAGCAGTTTGACCGAGCTTCATTCTATTCATTCGGAATACGCCTTTTTTCTGAAGCTCATACATTACCTGATATTTCGAATGACTCTGTAAATGTGCTTATTTTCTATAAAATTGCCTATGAAGCGCTGGCATTTATTCAGGTTAACCCTCTTGAGAATCCCGGTCAGTTTCAAGCAGTTGCATCAGTAGAAGTTTTTTTCAGAGATAATTCCGGAATAATCCGAAACAGAAGTCTGCTTTCGGATTCGCTTTGGGTTAGTTCTTATGAAGAAACGCAATCTAAAGATTTGTACAAATCCGGTTATCATATTACAAAATTGGCTACTTCAGAATATACATGTACAGTTCAGCTATTAGACAGATACAAAAAGCCGGCTGACAAAAATGAACTGAAAATTAGTGCAAATCAAAGATTTTTATCACAGAAAGTAATTTCAGACCCAATCTTTGCATTTTCATCCGATAAATTGCCGGCATACAGAGCTGTTCCATTTATACTTGGTAACAAAATCAACTTTACATCAAGTGATGCAAGGATATTAATACCGGTATCTTATAAACCAAACTTCAACGTATTCAATTACAATATCGAAAAGAAAATATTAGAAAGTGATAAATTCTGGAACGAACCAATTAATGTTTCCGGTAGAGCTATACCCTCTGAAAACAGCTATCTTGATGTTCAGTCCGATGACAATTTTCCATTTGTGTTGAGTCTTAAAACAGGTTTCAAATATGATGAAAATTTTGGAAAGGATTTACTTGTCGGAGTGCTCAATATTGAGCTTCCATCAGCCCAGCTTTCTCCCGGTACTTATACTTTGAAAATTAATAACGATACAGAGAATGATTCTGCTCAGTTTGACTTTGATGTGATTTGGGTGGATATGCCGCTTGCATTAAGAAATCCTAAGTATGCAATTGAGACTATGTATTATATCCTTGACGATGCTGAATATAAAGAGATGAATTCCGGCTCGGATGCTGATAAATCACGTAAAATTATGGATTACTGGAAATCAAAAGACCCGACTAAATCAACGCCTTACAATGAAGCTATGACAGAGTATTTCAGACGTGTTGATTATGCTTTTTTTAATTTTCAGACTCTCCGCGAAAAGGACGGCGCCAAATCCGAAAGAGGTAAGATTTATATTCTTCACGGGAAAGCAGATAATATTGAAAAAAAACTTGTTGATGGTAAGCAGTTTGAAATCTGGAACTACAATATGCTTGGAAAAAGCTTCCATTTTGAACTTGTAACTAACGGACTTTATATTTTAAGAGAAATCACAAATATAGTTAGAAATTAA
- the ruvX gene encoding Holliday junction resolvase RuvX encodes MTNLKEHLSGKRLAGIDYGTKRIGLAVCDELHISVKPVTTISTAKKNYIDEICNILASERVEAVVIGKPDTYDGKKIDFHEKIDSFGNEIQKKFHADVYYTDESFSSISAASFMVSYGIKKKDRAAKGTIDKYAAAIILQQFLNELE; translated from the coding sequence ATGACTAACTTGAAAGAACATTTATCAGGCAAAAGATTAGCCGGAATTGATTACGGCACTAAGAGAATAGGGCTGGCTGTATGCGATGAACTGCATATTTCAGTAAAGCCGGTTACTACTATAAGTACAGCCAAGAAAAATTATATTGATGAAATTTGCAATATTTTGGCATCTGAGCGTGTTGAAGCTGTAGTTATTGGCAAACCTGATACTTACGACGGAAAAAAAATTGATTTTCATGAGAAAATAGATTCATTTGGCAATGAAATTCAGAAAAAATTTCATGCAGATGTTTATTATACTGACGAATCTTTTTCGTCTATTTCAGCAGCGAGCTTTATGGTGAGCTACGGAATAAAAAAGAAAGACAGAGCCGCTAAAGGTACAATTGACAAGTATGCAGCAGCTATAATTTTGCAGCAATTTTTAAATGAGTTGGAGTAA
- a CDS encoding PAS domain-containing protein: MRIILVYIFLIILSAEFVSAESIYPFKINNFSDITGGEAVPAYELSSNIRYFYMLTYDFTKGSEKISIINTDNPKDNKGIIISNSKVVAHTLHNNNLLIISQESGGIYISFVNPYGTRFGKQIIAELNIPEDMENCQIIELISGSQYLLNLNSKLYKIEINNQQTEIDFIVDVTGKLLKLDNSSGFNNVEFAIVESINGGQIISFFDINLQFQFMTKLVSYQKGIWKDLGTMLAYYTVASDNQTFIQLIDKQNGLIISGFWINAQQDKIILKLTDNNLKAFYIETSLDGYSICRADIDINNPKVVPVSMNLSGNMINPLKIDRLNDNLVVLFANTIILLDTDLNILAKQFYPVDNKLNNIDNILSDQNRVYLLSSPSSIQFDLIDNKYWHLKKVYSDIRYYLFPIFLGILLIIFIQLYRHQRRLVSELLDLSNIGLLFVVDSSGRLININNVAKDFLEMRNIPLRKFFSYYVKNSKAEPFARLINKTLETKDSLKQKITIKINNSETEWICKTIPLRNITGMFRGVVLSAVDITEQLERKRLSNWAQLAHDMQTNLSTIKLNAEHLDIELSENNKQRQRRIIFQVNLLMQRVRDIITVGRSDSLNLEQHNICEVCNDVRNEFDELMFPNVKFEMDCKHFLVNCDRPKLIRAVRNAAENGIKSMKGNPGTITISAYHDKNFAVIKVVDTGSGMDEETKRKMLTPYFTTAGNSGGSGIGTMIMQHVTEQHGGFLTVNSEKGVGTEVIFNIPNTLSHRKEKSIIDND, from the coding sequence ATGAGAATTATTCTTGTTTATATTTTTCTTATAATATTATCAGCTGAATTCGTATCGGCTGAAAGCATATATCCATTCAAAATCAATAATTTTAGTGATATTACAGGTGGAGAAGCCGTGCCTGCTTATGAATTATCATCTAATATCAGATACTTTTATATGCTCACATATGATTTCACAAAAGGCAGTGAAAAGATATCAATCATAAATACAGACAACCCGAAAGATAACAAAGGTATAATAATATCAAATTCCAAAGTTGTGGCACATACTTTACACAATAATAATCTACTGATAATATCTCAGGAAAGTGGCGGGATTTATATCTCATTTGTAAATCCTTACGGTACAAGATTCGGAAAACAAATAATTGCAGAGCTGAATATTCCCGAAGATATGGAGAATTGCCAAATAATTGAATTAATTTCTGGTTCGCAGTATTTGCTTAATTTGAACAGCAAACTTTATAAAATTGAAATTAATAATCAACAAACCGAGATTGATTTCATCGTTGATGTAACGGGTAAACTTCTAAAACTAGATAATTCTTCAGGATTTAATAATGTGGAATTTGCGATTGTTGAATCAATCAACGGTGGACAGATTATCAGCTTTTTTGATATTAATTTGCAGTTTCAATTTATGACCAAACTTGTTTCTTATCAAAAAGGAATATGGAAAGACCTTGGTACTATGCTTGCGTATTATACTGTCGCAAGTGACAATCAAACATTTATTCAATTAATTGATAAACAAAACGGACTTATTATTTCTGGATTTTGGATTAATGCTCAGCAGGACAAAATTATTTTGAAATTAACAGATAACAATCTTAAAGCATTCTATATCGAAACATCTTTAGATGGTTATAGTATTTGCCGGGCTGATATTGATATTAATAACCCGAAGGTTGTTCCGGTTTCTATGAATTTGAGCGGGAATATGATAAATCCCTTAAAGATTGACAGATTAAATGACAATTTAGTTGTTCTTTTTGCAAATACAATCATTTTGTTAGATACCGATTTGAATATACTTGCAAAGCAGTTTTATCCTGTGGATAATAAATTAAATAATATTGATAATATTCTTTCTGACCAAAATCGGGTATATTTACTATCTTCCCCAAGTTCAATTCAATTTGATTTAATTGATAATAAATACTGGCATTTAAAAAAAGTATATTCAGATATAAGATATTATCTGTTCCCGATTTTTTTAGGTATTTTACTCATTATATTTATTCAGCTGTATCGCCATCAGCGCCGACTTGTAAGCGAACTGCTTGATTTATCGAACATTGGTCTTCTTTTCGTAGTTGATTCAAGTGGCAGACTCATCAATATTAATAATGTAGCAAAAGATTTTCTCGAAATGAGAAACATTCCACTTCGCAAGTTCTTTTCGTATTATGTGAAGAACTCCAAAGCAGAACCATTTGCTCGGCTGATTAATAAGACATTAGAAACAAAAGACAGTCTGAAACAAAAAATTACAATCAAAATTAATAATTCTGAAACCGAATGGATCTGCAAGACAATTCCCTTAAGAAATATTACAGGAATGTTCCGCGGTGTAGTACTTTCGGCAGTTGATATCACTGAGCAACTCGAACGAAAAAGACTTTCGAACTGGGCTCAGCTTGCTCACGATATGCAGACAAATTTGTCAACAATCAAGCTCAATGCCGAGCATCTTGATATTGAATTAAGCGAGAATAATAAACAAAGGCAGCGCAGAATCATTTTTCAGGTGAATCTGTTGATGCAGAGAGTTCGGGATATTATTACAGTCGGCAGAAGCGACTCATTAAATCTTGAGCAGCACAATATTTGCGAAGTTTGTAACGATGTAAGAAATGAATTTGATGAATTGATGTTTCCAAATGTCAAGTTTGAAATGGACTGCAAACACTTTTTGGTTAACTGTGACAGACCCAAGCTAATACGTGCTGTGCGTAATGCTGCCGAAAATGGCATCAAATCTATGAAAGGTAATCCCGGTACTATTACCATATCTGCATATCATGATAAAAATTTTGCTGTAATCAAGGTTGTTGATACAGGCTCCGGTATGGATGAGGAAACCAAAAGAAAAATGCTTACTCCTTACTTTACAACTGCCGGAAATTCAGGCGGAAGCGGTATAGGGACAATGATTATGCAACACGTCACTGAGCAACACGGAGGTTTTTTAACTGTGAACTCTGAAAAAGGTGTTGGCACAGAAGTAATATTCAATATACCTAATACGTTATCACATAGGAAAGAAAAATCAATAATTGACAATGACTAA
- the ispF gene encoding 2-C-methyl-D-erythritol 2,4-cyclodiphosphate synthase produces the protein MIGFGYDVHRLESGRKLILGGILIDENFGTIAHSDGDALVHAVMDALLGAAGLGDIGEHFPDTDQRFKGADSMLMLDEVLQMITSNGLEVVNIDTLIQLEKPKLKHFKDKIKINLASRIGIDAARINIKAGTNEKMGFIGRSEGIGVFAVCQLRKI, from the coding sequence ATGATTGGCTTTGGTTACGACGTGCACAGATTAGAAAGCGGCAGGAAACTAATTCTTGGCGGAATATTAATAGATGAAAATTTCGGCACAATAGCCCACAGCGATGGTGATGCACTTGTTCATGCTGTAATGGATGCACTTTTGGGTGCTGCCGGATTAGGTGATATTGGCGAGCATTTCCCTGATACAGATCAAAGATTTAAAGGTGCAGACAGTATGCTTATGCTTGATGAAGTCCTGCAAATGATAACAAGCAATGGACTCGAAGTTGTAAATATTGATACCTTAATACAACTAGAGAAGCCGAAACTTAAGCATTTCAAGGATAAAATCAAAATTAATCTTGCCTCAAGAATTGGAATTGATGCCGCAAGAATAAATATCAAAGCAGGAACTAACGAAAAGATGGGCTTCATTGGCAGGTCTGAAGGTATTGGAGTTTTTGCTGTTTGCCAGCTCAGGAAAATATAA
- a CDS encoding T9SS type A sorting domain-containing protein has protein sequence MKIYYKILKYLLAVLLITIGFSSDLKADLDITKNREFILTFLPNYHNNWNSNTPSLIRRDSVYIFIYAEVPTKGTIEYRDRFNNQYVEEFEIPNPSIVYVFKRVSHDFALLGYNISGNMAFDVNITDSEKIRSLSFKVKTDFPVQVYGHSEADMTSESFNVLPVESLGNEYLVLTYNANTDLAGGSRTPSQFAIVAVEDNTSVTIIPSASSYLNGMSEQTINMNAGEVYLVQTDLSPNNPDLTGSRVRSDKPVAVFAGQQRAKVPIDANGSFVSRDYLAEQMPPIDSWSNEAIVVPFQRPSNLESSTTFYDKMRVIAAYDNTELYVDGILFTILNSGEFYESDIRAAMHIKANAPIMAAGYKRSSGISTQITSYRGDPLLQIIPTPNQFGESYRFITIQAYKNFERIYDEHYITIISKPDNTASLRLNGLPIAQNIFAQIQGSEYVYGYIRVGDGTYTLTGDRAFGLFVCGYGYAVSYGYYCGVVVKRDDYEAPELQSSSDCFEIEGLVTDQKLKSITSPDNFRNNVAVEIESFTPYVQSAEFKAELVNRYYDGSFRIVAVDSVGQQTSKDLEIPGFTIALVSELDPGEFRNIKALEDSLTVGEKRCYDYKIINYGKFPQNVNLNGFINNNPTLEINLPATFTLKPGEEIEFEICFYSDEFANIIDTLFIEGDCNKRNILALNLLASKDDVAPQVASFADPCNQFIEIAITDSLRTDKGIDKIEIIESDNIDAEIRKISDNHSVLEAKVKNPNIDSYIKIKVTDKAGNSTEYERAIPGYTIEFDLIKRIDDNNMLLDFGTSQIGIRFCDSVRLTNFGNYEILLDNPRLSQNIRFSLPASQLPLVIEPGEFIDLKICFFANQSDVEEVIDTLTLTYNCLNKFIVLSGQPDSLIFGGDTKCDIPLLFEVAELPETAFIGGIYPNPAGGIVNVDINNPKPQSLNLKIYNTNGAIQKNLDFNLLAAGYYNIPIDVSSLPEGYYIISTMIGSEIFVKSFVIIR, from the coding sequence ATGAAAATATATTACAAAATTTTAAAATATTTATTGGCAGTATTGCTGATAACTATTGGTTTTTCAAGCGATTTGAAAGCCGATTTGGATATTACCAAAAACAGGGAATTTATTCTTACATTCCTTCCAAATTATCATAACAACTGGAACAGTAACACTCCATCACTAATCAGACGTGATTCAGTATATATATTTATTTATGCGGAAGTTCCTACAAAAGGTACAATTGAATACCGTGACCGTTTTAATAACCAATATGTTGAAGAGTTCGAAATTCCGAATCCGAGTATAGTTTATGTATTCAAAAGAGTATCGCATGATTTTGCTTTACTTGGTTATAATATTTCTGGAAATATGGCTTTTGATGTCAACATTACCGATTCCGAAAAAATTAGAAGTCTCTCATTTAAGGTGAAAACAGACTTCCCTGTTCAGGTTTACGGTCACAGTGAAGCAGATATGACAAGTGAGTCGTTCAATGTACTGCCGGTAGAATCCCTTGGAAATGAATATTTAGTATTAACATATAATGCAAATACAGATTTAGCGGGTGGCTCAAGAACTCCAAGTCAGTTCGCCATAGTAGCTGTGGAAGACAACACTTCTGTAACAATCATACCTTCTGCTTCATCGTATTTGAACGGTATGAGCGAGCAAACAATTAATATGAATGCCGGGGAAGTATATCTGGTTCAGACTGATTTATCTCCAAATAATCCAGATTTAACGGGTTCGAGAGTAAGGTCAGACAAACCAGTTGCAGTTTTCGCCGGTCAGCAAAGAGCGAAAGTGCCAATTGACGCAAATGGAAGTTTCGTTTCAAGAGACTATTTAGCCGAGCAAATGCCACCAATAGATTCGTGGAGCAATGAAGCTATTGTAGTACCTTTTCAAAGACCATCTAATCTTGAAAGTTCCACCACCTTTTATGATAAAATGAGGGTAATTGCTGCCTATGATAATACAGAGTTGTATGTTGATGGAATTCTATTTACTATTTTGAATAGTGGTGAATTTTATGAATCAGACATTCGGGCAGCGATGCATATTAAGGCTAATGCACCGATTATGGCTGCTGGTTATAAGCGCTCATCTGGTATTTCCACACAAATTACCAGCTACAGAGGTGACCCATTGCTTCAGATAATACCAACACCAAATCAATTCGGCGAATCTTACAGGTTTATTACAATTCAGGCATACAAAAATTTTGAAAGGATTTATGATGAACACTATATCACTATAATCTCAAAACCTGATAACACAGCATCTTTAAGACTTAACGGATTGCCGATAGCTCAGAATATTTTTGCCCAAATTCAAGGTTCGGAATATGTTTACGGTTATATAAGAGTGGGAGATGGCACTTATACTCTCACCGGTGACAGAGCATTCGGACTTTTTGTTTGTGGCTATGGCTATGCTGTTTCTTATGGGTATTATTGTGGAGTTGTTGTTAAGCGAGATGATTATGAAGCTCCTGAGTTGCAGTCATCGTCCGATTGCTTTGAAATCGAAGGACTTGTCACAGATCAAAAGCTTAAAAGCATTACATCACCGGATAACTTTCGAAATAATGTTGCTGTTGAAATTGAATCTTTTACCCCTTATGTTCAGTCTGCTGAATTTAAGGCTGAATTAGTCAACAGATATTATGATGGCAGTTTCAGAATTGTAGCTGTAGATTCAGTCGGTCAGCAAACATCTAAAGATTTAGAAATTCCGGGGTTTACAATTGCATTAGTTTCTGAGCTTGATCCAGGAGAATTTCGTAATATTAAAGCGTTGGAAGATTCGCTTACAGTAGGTGAAAAAAGATGCTATGATTACAAAATTATTAATTACGGCAAATTCCCACAAAATGTTAATCTAAATGGGTTTATCAATAACAACCCGACACTTGAGATAAATCTGCCTGCAACATTTACATTAAAGCCGGGAGAAGAAATTGAATTTGAGATTTGTTTCTATTCAGATGAATTTGCAAATATTATTGATACACTTTTTATTGAAGGTGATTGCAATAAAAGAAATATTCTTGCCCTAAACCTTCTTGCCTCTAAGGATGATGTTGCTCCTCAGGTAGCATCTTTTGCTGACCCTTGCAATCAGTTTATTGAAATTGCAATAACGGACTCACTTCGTACAGATAAAGGAATTGATAAAATCGAGATTATTGAATCAGATAATATTGATGCTGAAATTAGAAAAATTTCAGATAATCATTCTGTTTTAGAGGCTAAAGTTAAAAACCCTAATATTGACTCTTATATCAAAATAAAAGTTACTGATAAAGCCGGTAATTCTACAGAGTATGAGAGAGCCATCCCTGGTTACACTATAGAATTTGATTTAATTAAGAGAATTGATGATAATAATATGTTGCTTGATTTTGGTACTTCTCAAATTGGAATCAGATTTTGTGACTCAGTAAGATTAACAAATTTTGGAAATTACGAAATATTACTTGATAATCCACGACTTTCACAAAATATAAGGTTCTCTCTGCCTGCGTCTCAGCTCCCGCTCGTAATTGAACCAGGAGAATTTATTGACCTGAAAATTTGCTTTTTTGCTAATCAAAGTGATGTGGAAGAAGTCATTGATACATTAACCTTAACTTACAACTGCTTGAATAAATTTATTGTATTAAGTGGACAGCCGGATTCTCTGATTTTCGGTGGTGACACCAAGTGTGATATACCGCTGTTATTTGAGGTTGCCGAGCTTCCGGAAACTGCTTTTATAGGTGGTATATATCCTAACCCTGCAGGCGGAATAGTGAATGTTGATATTAATAATCCAAAACCTCAATCGCTTAATCTAAAGATTTACAACACCAACGGGGCTATACAAAAAAATCTTGATTTTAATCTGCTTGCAGCAGGTTATTATAATATTCCTATTGATGTTTCAAGTTTGCCGGAGGGGTATTATATCATCAGTACGATGATTGGCAGTGAAATATTTGTGAAAAGCTTTGTTATAATCAGATAG
- a CDS encoding RNA methyltransferase, which yields MQKLKHNEILEVRHSIESYKNAEKHPVKLLLHNIRSLYNVGSLFRTADSAKLNELILCGYTPYPPRKEIEKTALGAVETVDWRYFKDVFDAVKNIRAEGFKVAALEICSKSRPYNSLRAEDFPLCIIAGNELTGIDDKLLEACDFALEIPMYGVKHSLNVSVAAGISVYAAVEAYNSKF from the coding sequence ATGCAGAAATTAAAACATAACGAAATTTTAGAAGTTCGGCATTCAATCGAAAGTTACAAGAATGCCGAGAAGCATCCTGTTAAGCTTTTGCTCCATAATATTCGCAGTTTATACAATGTTGGCTCACTTTTCCGGACAGCAGATTCAGCCAAACTTAATGAACTCATTCTCTGTGGTTATACTCCTTACCCGCCGAGAAAAGAAATCGAAAAGACTGCACTCGGAGCAGTCGAAACGGTTGATTGGAGATATTTCAAAGATGTGTTCGATGCTGTCAAAAATATTAGAGCCGAAGGATTTAAAGTGGCAGCACTTGAAATTTGCTCAAAATCCCGACCTTATAATTCCCTTAGAGCAGAAGATTTTCCATTGTGTATAATTGCAGGAAATGAACTGACAGGAATTGATGACAAATTACTTGAAGCCTGTGATTTTGCACTTGAGATTCCAATGTACGGCGTCAAACACTCACTAAATGTAAGTGTAGCAGCCGGAATTTCTGTTTATGCGGCAGTAGAGGCTTACAATTCGAAATTTTAA